The Sphingomonas sp. So64.6b genome includes a region encoding these proteins:
- a CDS encoding lysophospholipid acyltransferase family protein, with product MNGLRTLLFKLVFYTVSVPIVMVTPISALFGRQAIIRNTHFWTRFHHWATRNILGINQHIEGTQFSDGPVIYAAKHQAMYETLELGRMLKTPAIVMKQELASIPVWGWAARRYGVIVVDREASAGALRRMLREARVALAEGRSILIFPEGTRVAPGEQPPLRAGFAGLYQMLKIPVVPIAIDSGLVWPKHGPKKPGVVTFRFGNIIPPGLPRAEAEARVHAAINALDVPKAE from the coding sequence ATGAACGGCCTGCGTACCCTGTTGTTCAAGCTGGTTTTCTACACCGTATCGGTGCCGATCGTGATGGTCACGCCGATCAGCGCCCTGTTCGGGCGTCAGGCGATCATCCGCAACACGCATTTCTGGACCCGCTTTCATCACTGGGCGACGCGCAACATCCTGGGCATCAACCAGCATATCGAAGGCACCCAGTTCAGTGACGGCCCGGTAATCTACGCTGCCAAGCATCAGGCGATGTATGAAACGCTTGAGCTCGGGCGGATGCTCAAGACGCCGGCGATCGTGATGAAGCAGGAACTGGCGAGCATTCCCGTGTGGGGGTGGGCAGCGCGACGTTATGGCGTCATCGTGGTCGATCGCGAGGCATCTGCAGGCGCGCTGCGTCGGATGCTGCGCGAGGCACGGGTCGCACTGGCCGAGGGGCGGTCGATCCTGATCTTTCCCGAAGGCACACGCGTGGCACCAGGCGAACAGCCGCCCTTGCGCGCAGGATTTGCCGGGCTCTACCAGATGCTCAAAATTCCGGTCGTGCCGATCGCGATCGATTCCGGGCTGGTCTGGCCCAAACACGGCCCGAAAAAGCCGGGCGTGGTCACTTTCCGCTTCGGCAACATAATCCCGCCGGGACTCCCCCGCGCCGAGGCCGAAGCGCGGGTCCATGCCGCGATCAATGCGCTGGATGTACCGAAGGCTGAGTAG
- a CDS encoding YdcF family protein: MIWRTLCVAAILWLLGFALFMLALPKPLDDVMTDAIVVPTGGAGRIDRGLVLLKAKAAKRMLITGVAPEVRPVELAVAYKSSLKLFECCIDLGHEAVDTRSNAEETARWVREHQYKSVRLVTSDWHVARAQLELVYALGDDVTVVGDGVPSNPRFALLIAEYNKLLLRRVALWLGVLGIGIGQ, encoded by the coding sequence GTGATCTGGCGCACATTATGCGTCGCGGCGATCCTGTGGCTGCTCGGCTTCGCGCTGTTCATGCTCGCATTGCCCAAGCCGCTCGACGATGTGATGACCGATGCGATCGTTGTGCCGACCGGCGGCGCGGGACGGATCGACCGCGGCCTGGTGCTGCTCAAGGCCAAGGCCGCCAAGCGGATGCTGATCACCGGCGTCGCGCCCGAGGTACGGCCGGTCGAGCTGGCCGTCGCGTACAAGAGTTCCCTCAAGCTGTTTGAATGCTGCATCGACCTGGGTCACGAGGCGGTCGATACGCGTTCCAATGCTGAGGAGACCGCACGTTGGGTGCGCGAGCACCAATACAAATCGGTACGGCTGGTGACGTCAGACTGGCACGTCGCACGCGCGCAGCTCGAACTGGTCTATGCCCTAGGCGACGATGTGACGGTGGTCGGTGACGGCGTGCCGAGCAATCCGCGCTTCGCACTGCTCATCGCCGAATATAACAAGCTGTTGCTGCGTCGTGTGGCGCTCTGGCTAGGGGTTCTCGGGATCGGAATCGGACAATGA
- a CDS encoding MATE family efflux transporter: MSSPAPFTIRSETRRILALAWPVALTSLNWTILHVTDVVVVGLVSTDEVAALGASRSLTFVTIVAGLAWLSGVLVFVSRADGAGDLKRTGVVLREGLALALVLGIFSAIMLSLFAGPMLTGMGVADALVDPAARVVRVMALSYPFQMIIVAASFFLEGVSRPRRVMTVNLTMLPFNALLAWAMSGGHLGFPVMGAVGAAMATAIASAAGAAGMIGAVWTLPRAAARGIHGVSRAAWRGVPAGAARLALFGIVPAVASGLELVGFSILIALSTQLGDVTAHAFQIVFSIHNVTFGVALGLGSAAGVRVGNAVGEGDAVQAIPRTLIAVVIAALLTGLLAIILIVARGPLVAAFPAVAEVHLLALAMLTIWAPFILFDGVQVVLVYALRSLGDQVVAGVNSVIAFFLVTGGAGWWLVHHGAGPIGLVYASGLGMVAATILHGIRFWMISVALRRKNSAPVPSN; this comes from the coding sequence ATGTCGAGCCCTGCGCCCTTCACGATCCGATCGGAGACGCGGCGCATCCTCGCACTGGCCTGGCCGGTCGCGCTGACCAGCCTGAACTGGACGATCCTGCACGTCACCGACGTCGTCGTGGTCGGTCTGGTCAGCACCGATGAGGTCGCCGCCTTGGGCGCGAGCCGATCGCTGACCTTCGTGACGATCGTCGCCGGGCTCGCCTGGCTGTCCGGCGTGCTGGTCTTCGTGTCGCGCGCTGATGGAGCCGGCGATTTGAAACGCACCGGCGTGGTGTTGCGCGAAGGCCTGGCGCTTGCCCTGGTGCTGGGCATTTTCAGCGCAATCATGCTGAGCCTGTTCGCGGGGCCGATGCTGACCGGCATGGGCGTCGCCGATGCGCTGGTCGATCCCGCGGCGCGCGTCGTGCGCGTGATGGCCCTGTCCTACCCATTCCAGATGATAATCGTCGCGGCGAGCTTCTTCCTTGAGGGTGTCAGCCGCCCGCGCCGGGTGATGACCGTCAATCTGACCATGTTGCCGTTCAACGCGCTGCTCGCCTGGGCGATGTCGGGTGGGCATCTCGGTTTTCCGGTAATGGGCGCGGTGGGCGCGGCGATGGCCACGGCGATCGCCTCGGCCGCCGGTGCTGCAGGGATGATCGGCGCGGTATGGACCCTGCCGCGTGCCGCCGCGCGCGGCATACACGGCGTCTCGCGCGCGGCATGGCGCGGCGTGCCGGCCGGCGCGGCACGCCTGGCGCTGTTCGGCATCGTGCCGGCAGTGGCATCGGGGCTCGAACTGGTCGGCTTCTCTATTCTGATCGCGCTGTCGACACAATTGGGCGACGTCACCGCACACGCCTTCCAGATCGTCTTCTCGATCCACAATGTCACCTTCGGCGTTGCCCTGGGCCTCGGATCCGCCGCCGGCGTGCGCGTCGGCAATGCGGTCGGTGAGGGCGATGCGGTGCAGGCGATCCCGCGCACGCTGATTGCGGTCGTCATCGCCGCCCTGCTGACCGGCCTGCTCGCGATCATATTGATCGTCGCGCGGGGCCCGCTCGTGGCGGCGTTCCCGGCGGTCGCCGAGGTCCATCTGCTCGCGCTGGCGATGCTGACGATATGGGCGCCGTTCATTCTGTTCGACGGTGTGCAGGTCGTGCTGGTCTATGCGCTACGCTCGCTCGGCGATCAGGTCGTCGCCGGGGTCAACAGCGTCATTGCCTTTTTCCTGGTGACGGGCGGCGCTGGCTGGTGGCTGGTCCATCACGGTGCCGGACCGATCGGCCTGGTCTATGCTTCAGGACTGGGCATGGTCGCCGCCACCATTTTGCACGGCATACGTTTCTGGATGATCAGCGTGGCGTTGCGCCGGAAAAACTCAGCACCAGTTCCTTCGAATTGA
- a CDS encoding methyltransferase domain-containing protein: MSLAVRAQAEELMDAEDLDAGAYADVVGDLARVNVVTMAARPTLDFLRRGTRGMTRFRLLDVGFGDGDMLRRIARWAKRRGIAAELVGVDLNPRSELAARAHTPDDMDIDYITGDYADHTEGWDFVISSLVVHHMTHDQLIDFLRFMEAKAATGWQVNDLHRHGFAHWGFPILATLARWHPIVRHDGQLSIARSYRPAEWPPLLAEAGITDARVERVFPFRLCVERLR, from the coding sequence ATGAGCCTCGCTGTCCGCGCCCAGGCCGAGGAACTGATGGATGCCGAGGATCTCGACGCCGGCGCCTATGCCGATGTCGTCGGCGATCTCGCGCGGGTCAATGTCGTGACGATGGCGGCACGCCCGACGCTCGACTTCCTGAGGCGCGGCACGCGCGGCATGACGCGCTTCCGCTTGCTCGATGTCGGTTTCGGCGATGGCGACATGCTTCGCCGCATCGCGCGCTGGGCGAAGCGGCGCGGTATCGCCGCCGAACTGGTCGGGGTCGATCTCAATCCGCGTAGCGAGCTCGCGGCCCGCGCCCATACGCCGGATGACATGGATATCGACTATATCACCGGCGATTATGCGGATCATACGGAGGGCTGGGACTTCGTGATCAGCAGCCTCGTCGTGCATCACATGACGCACGATCAGCTAATCGACTTCCTGCGCTTCATGGAGGCGAAGGCGGCGACGGGCTGGCAGGTCAACGACCTCCACCGTCACGGTTTCGCGCATTGGGGCTTTCCAATCCTCGCGACGCTAGCGCGGTGGCATCCGATCGTGCGGCACGATGGCCAGCTGTCGATCGCACGCTCCTATCGGCCGGCCGAATGGCCGCCGCTCCTTGCCGAAGCCGGCATCACCGATGCGCGGGTCGAGCGCGTCTTCCCGTTCAGGTTATGCGTCGAACGCCTGCGCTGA
- a CDS encoding prephenate/arogenate dehydrogenase family protein, translating to MLPFARVTIIGLGLIGSSIARAVRQTMPTVRLTGHDADPAVRATADALQLCDDIADTAGAAVIDADLVILCVPVGAMGAAAADFAADLPADAIVSDVGSCKAEVARALGEALPGATIIPAHPVAGTERSGPEAGFATLFHKRWCIITPAEGADPVAVERVAEFWRRLGADIELMAPDHHDRVLAVTSHLPHLIAYTIVGTASDLEEVTQSEVIKYSAGGFRDFTRIAASDPTMWRDVFLSNREAVLDMLQRFSEDLTALQRAIRLGKGDELFDHFERTRAIRRGIIEQGQDDPAPDFGRSHD from the coding sequence ATGCTGCCCTTCGCACGTGTCACGATCATCGGGCTCGGGCTGATCGGCTCGTCGATCGCGCGCGCGGTGCGTCAGACCATGCCGACGGTGCGGCTGACCGGCCATGACGCCGATCCGGCGGTGCGCGCGACTGCGGATGCGCTGCAATTGTGCGACGATATCGCCGATACTGCCGGCGCGGCGGTGATCGATGCCGACCTGGTGATCCTGTGCGTGCCGGTCGGTGCGATGGGCGCTGCGGCTGCCGACTTCGCCGCCGATCTGCCCGCCGATGCGATCGTCAGCGATGTCGGGTCGTGCAAGGCGGAGGTTGCGCGCGCGCTCGGTGAGGCTTTGCCCGGCGCGACGATCATTCCGGCCCATCCTGTCGCCGGCACCGAGCGTAGCGGTCCCGAGGCGGGCTTCGCCACGCTGTTCCACAAGCGCTGGTGCATCATTACGCCAGCCGAAGGCGCCGATCCGGTCGCAGTCGAACGTGTCGCCGAATTCTGGCGTCGGCTCGGCGCAGATATCGAATTGATGGCACCCGATCATCATGACCGCGTACTCGCGGTGACCAGCCATTTGCCGCATCTCATCGCTTATACCATCGTCGGCACCGCCTCGGACCTGGAGGAAGTGACTCAGTCGGAGGTGATCAAATATTCCGCCGGTGGTTTCCGCGACTTCACGCGCATCGCGGCGTCAGACCCGACGATGTGGCGCGACGTGTTCCTGTCCAACCGCGAAGCGGTGCTCGATATGCTGCAGCGCTTCTCCGAGGATCTGACCGCGCTCCAGCGCGCGATCCGGCTCGGCAAGGGCGACGAACTGTTCGACCATTTCGAACGCACCCGGGCAATCCGGCGCGGCATCATCGAACAGGGCCAGGACGATCCCGCACCCGATTTCGGACGCAGCCACGACTGA
- a CDS encoding type III polyketide synthase: protein MPVSVYLNAIGTAVPDHDIHHAFIGWARERLTDPRVAKLFDRMAVRSAIEHRWSILPPTGEGGSPVDAGGFYADAAQPGTAARMVLYADAAPALGIAAIEALGAHAKLDEITHFVVASCTGFVAPGIDQIIARRIGLSPSVERLLIGFMGCYAAVAALRTARHIVRSDPAARVLVLSVELSTLHLQDVAEIEPLLAMLQFGDGAAAALVTGEPGGFVIGEPFATTLPDSDELIRWDITDRGFAMHLSGEVPARIAAGLADPAFAQAATGGRDPREIDGWAVHAGGRSILDTVEGALHLSPRALTASRGVLADNGNMSSATLIFVLARLLAGPPVADGVALAFGPGLAAEGFGFRSGT from the coding sequence TTGCCCGTTTCCGTGTATCTCAATGCGATCGGCACCGCGGTTCCGGACCATGATATCCATCATGCTTTCATCGGCTGGGCACGCGAGCGGCTGACCGATCCGCGCGTCGCGAAGCTGTTCGATCGCATGGCCGTACGCTCGGCGATCGAGCATCGCTGGTCGATCCTGCCGCCGACCGGGGAGGGCGGATCGCCGGTCGATGCGGGCGGCTTCTATGCCGATGCGGCCCAGCCCGGCACGGCAGCGCGGATGGTGCTCTATGCCGACGCCGCCCCCGCGCTCGGCATCGCCGCGATCGAAGCGCTGGGCGCTCACGCAAAACTCGACGAGATCACCCATTTCGTCGTGGCCAGCTGCACCGGCTTCGTCGCGCCCGGCATCGATCAGATCATCGCGCGGCGGATCGGCCTGTCACCCTCGGTCGAGCGACTGCTGATCGGTTTCATGGGCTGTTACGCCGCGGTCGCGGCGTTGCGCACCGCGCGCCACATCGTCCGCTCCGACCCTGCCGCGCGCGTGCTGGTGTTGAGCGTCGAGCTTTCCACGCTGCATCTGCAGGATGTGGCGGAGATCGAGCCGCTGCTCGCGATGCTTCAGTTCGGCGATGGCGCGGCGGCCGCTCTGGTCACCGGCGAGCCGGGCGGCTTCGTTATCGGCGAGCCGTTTGCGACCACCTTGCCCGATTCGGACGAACTGATCCGCTGGGACATCACCGATCGCGGCTTCGCAATGCATTTGTCGGGCGAAGTGCCGGCGCGAATCGCTGCGGGCCTTGCGGATCCGGCCTTCGCGCAGGCGGCGACCGGCGGTCGCGATCCGCGCGAGATCGATGGCTGGGCGGTTCATGCCGGCGGCCGTTCGATCCTCGACACGGTCGAAGGCGCGTTGCACCTGTCACCGCGGGCGCTCACCGCATCGCGCGGCGTGCTTGCCGACAATGGCAATATGTCTTCGGCGACCTTGATATTCGTGCTCGCCCGGTTGCTCGCCGGACCGCCGGTCGCCGATGGCGTCGCACTGGCCTTCGGCCCCGGCCTTGCGGCCGAGGGTTTCGGGTTCAGGAGTGGGACATGA
- a CDS encoding MJ0042-type zinc finger domain-containing protein, translated as MILECPECRTRYLVPDSAIGADGRTVRCASCKHSWFQPGTVLDLVARAEAEPQPSVTEPSPKPSPQPSGAPAQVYAPSPPPPQMAPDPAYAGDDDDYDAFAHRAPFRPRRNPARRWTAIALGAGIAMLIGIGVLLFADAPGLIARLGIPLAEAETPLRLVANKPDRRDLLSGSQLFAVSGKVVNPTDTRQSVPDIRAELRDPQGRLVYNWTIRPDATVLPPRGSIEFNSAKLDVPVNSKELVLSFSGATPR; from the coding sequence ATGATCCTCGAATGCCCCGAATGCCGTACCCGATACCTTGTTCCCGATTCGGCGATCGGGGCCGACGGACGAACGGTGCGCTGTGCCAGCTGCAAGCATAGCTGGTTTCAGCCGGGTACGGTGCTCGATCTGGTCGCCCGCGCCGAGGCGGAACCGCAACCGTCGGTCACCGAGCCCTCTCCCAAACCGTCTCCCCAACCGTCGGGCGCGCCCGCCCAGGTTTACGCGCCGTCGCCACCTCCACCACAGATGGCGCCCGACCCGGCTTATGCGGGTGACGACGATGATTACGATGCCTTCGCGCACCGCGCGCCGTTCCGCCCGCGGCGCAACCCTGCACGGCGATGGACGGCAATCGCGCTGGGCGCCGGAATCGCCATGCTGATCGGTATCGGCGTCTTGCTCTTTGCCGATGCGCCGGGCCTCATCGCGCGGCTCGGCATCCCGCTAGCCGAGGCGGAGACACCGCTCCGACTGGTCGCCAACAAACCCGATCGCCGCGACCTGCTCAGCGGCAGCCAGTTGTTTGCGGTCAGCGGCAAGGTGGTCAACCCGACCGACACACGCCAATCGGTACCCGATATCCGCGCCGAACTGCGCGACCCGCAGGGGAGGCTGGTCTATAATTGGACGATCCGGCCCGACGCGACGGTGTTGCCGCCACGCGGTTCGATCGAATTCAACAGCGCCAAGCTCGACGTGCCGGTCAATTCGAAGGAACTGGTGCTGAGTTTTTCCGGCGCAACGCCACGCTGA
- a CDS encoding homoserine O-acetyltransferase: MSDTDQRFGLARTVTLPGPLRLDGGGLLSPVDIAYETYGDLDADGGNAILICHALTGDQHVASDHPITGKPGWWARMVGPGKPIDPARHFIVCANVLGSCMGSSGPASVNPATGAPWGMAFPVITIRDMVRAQAMLLDHLGIGVLRAVVGGSMGGMQALSWPATFPERVRAVVVIASAARHSAQNIAFHEVGRQAIMADPKWRDGDYYNGGNGGGDPPAAGLAVARMAAHITYLSEAGLTEKFGRRLQARPDRPDGAKSFGFDADFQIESYLRHQGISFVDRFDANSYLYITRAMDYFDLAEEHGGHLAGAFKGTRARFCLVSFDTDWLYPTRESRAIVHALNAAGAPVSFVELSSPFGHDAFLLESPELNRVVDGFLRAGA; the protein is encoded by the coding sequence GTGTCCGACACTGATCAACGCTTCGGCCTGGCCCGTACCGTCACCCTGCCCGGGCCGCTTCGGCTCGATGGCGGCGGACTGCTGTCGCCGGTCGATATCGCATACGAAACCTATGGCGACCTTGACGCCGATGGTGGCAATGCGATCCTGATCTGCCACGCGCTGACCGGCGACCAACATGTCGCGAGCGATCATCCAATCACCGGCAAACCGGGCTGGTGGGCGCGCATGGTCGGGCCGGGCAAGCCGATCGACCCGGCGCGCCATTTCATCGTCTGCGCCAATGTGCTGGGCAGTTGCATGGGGTCATCGGGGCCGGCGAGTGTCAATCCGGCGACCGGAGCGCCTTGGGGCATGGCGTTCCCGGTGATCACGATCCGCGACATGGTGCGCGCGCAGGCGATGCTGCTCGATCATCTCGGGATCGGCGTGCTGCGTGCGGTGGTCGGCGGTTCGATGGGCGGGATGCAGGCGCTGAGCTGGCCGGCGACTTTCCCCGAACGCGTACGGGCGGTGGTGGTGATCGCATCGGCGGCACGTCATTCGGCGCAGAATATCGCCTTTCACGAGGTCGGCCGCCAGGCGATCATGGCCGACCCTAAATGGCGCGACGGGGACTATTATAACGGCGGGAATGGCGGAGGTGATCCGCCCGCGGCGGGACTCGCCGTGGCGCGCATGGCGGCGCACATCACCTATTTGTCGGAAGCGGGACTGACCGAGAAATTCGGCCGGCGGCTGCAGGCTCGACCCGACCGGCCCGATGGCGCGAAGTCGTTCGGCTTCGACGCGGATTTTCAGATCGAAAGCTATCTACGCCACCAGGGGATCAGTTTCGTCGACCGCTTCGACGCCAATTCGTATCTCTATATCACGCGGGCGATGGATTATTTCGACCTGGCGGAGGAGCATGGCGGGCATCTGGCCGGCGCGTTCAAGGGGACGCGCGCACGCTTTTGCCTGGTCAGCTTCGATACCGACTGGCTTTATCCGACGCGTGAATCGCGCGCCATCGTCCATGCGCTCAACGCCGCCGGCGCACCGGTCAGCTTTGTCGAACTGTCGAGCCCTTTCGGACATGATGCTTTCCTGCTCGAATCACCCGAATTGAACCGGGTGGTCGACGGTTTCCTGAGGGCTGGCGCATGA
- the ftsE gene encoding cell division ATP-binding protein FtsE — protein sequence MANIVQFENVGLRYGTGQETLSDVSFTLSSGSFYFLTGASGAGKTSLLKLLYLAQRPTRGLIRLFGEDAVTLPRKRLPGFRRRIGVVFQDFRLLPHLSAYDNIALPLRVSGVPESDVEAPVREMLAWVGLSDRVEAKPRTMSGGEQQRVAIARAVIGRPEILVADEPTGNVDPDMAERLLHLFESLNRLGTTVVVATHDFHLLGRIPGAHMMRLDSGRLLDPTGSLRFPPVATEDET from the coding sequence ATGGCCAATATCGTGCAGTTCGAAAATGTGGGGCTGCGCTACGGCACGGGCCAGGAAACGCTGTCCGACGTCAGCTTCACGCTGTCGAGCGGCTCCTTTTATTTCCTCACCGGCGCATCGGGCGCGGGCAAGACGTCATTGCTCAAGCTGCTCTATCTCGCGCAGCGCCCGACACGCGGGCTGATCAGGCTGTTCGGCGAGGATGCGGTAACACTGCCGCGCAAGCGACTGCCGGGCTTTCGCCGGCGCATTGGCGTGGTGTTCCAGGACTTCCGCCTGCTCCCGCATCTGTCGGCTTATGACAATATCGCGCTTCCCTTGCGTGTATCGGGCGTGCCGGAGAGCGATGTCGAGGCCCCGGTGCGCGAGATGCTCGCCTGGGTTGGGCTGTCCGATCGGGTCGAAGCCAAGCCGCGCACCATGTCGGGCGGCGAACAGCAGCGGGTCGCAATCGCGCGCGCGGTGATCGGACGCCCGGAAATCCTCGTCGCCGATGAACCGACCGGTAACGTCGACCCCGATATGGCCGAGCGGCTGCTGCACCTGTTCGAATCGCTCAACCGGCTCGGCACCACTGTGGTGGTCGCGACGCACGACTTCCATCTGCTCGGGCGGATCCCCGGCGCGCATATGATGCGGCTGGATAGCGGCCGCCTGCTCGACCCGACCGGCTCATTGCGCTTCCCGCCGGTCGCCACCGAGGACGAAACGTGA
- a CDS encoding FtsX-like permease family protein, which produces MSVRLIPSAADRRLLDESRGTRAMMWIMAIMLFLTVLAGALGLGTRSAANLLDRQLAGRLTVQIVEPVERSRDAQAAAAIATLRGLPEVSKATLVDRAELASLLRPWLGPDGADPDLPIPAMIDVDLGSSGDAAVARVTAAVQATAPAARIDRHESWMSPISNFMTMVTGLAAALVLLMAAATAAVVILAARSGLETHRDTIQVLHMLGSTDVQVARLFQRRIALDTLFGGVIGTMLACGMVGLIGIRLGALGSDLLSGLTLDPGDWMLLALLPFAFALLATFAARTAVLGVLRKVL; this is translated from the coding sequence GTGAGTGTCCGTCTGATCCCCTCGGCCGCCGATCGCCGCCTGCTCGACGAAAGCCGGGGCACGCGCGCGATGATGTGGATCATGGCGATCATGCTGTTCCTGACCGTGCTGGCCGGCGCGCTCGGCCTGGGCACGCGGTCGGCCGCCAATCTGCTCGACCGCCAGCTTGCCGGACGGCTGACGGTGCAGATCGTCGAGCCGGTCGAGCGCAGCCGCGACGCACAGGCCGCCGCGGCGATCGCTACGCTGCGCGGCTTGCCCGAAGTGAGCAAGGCGACGCTGGTCGATCGTGCCGAACTGGCGTCATTGCTTCGTCCGTGGCTCGGTCCGGACGGGGCCGACCCCGATCTGCCGATCCCCGCGATGATCGATGTCGATCTCGGCAGCAGCGGCGACGCGGCGGTCGCGCGAGTCACCGCGGCAGTGCAGGCAACGGCGCCGGCGGCGCGGATCGATCGCCACGAAAGCTGGATGTCGCCGATCAGCAATTTCATGACGATGGTCACAGGGCTCGCCGCGGCGCTGGTGCTGTTGATGGCGGCAGCGACCGCGGCAGTGGTCATTCTTGCCGCGCGCTCAGGGCTCGAAACACACCGCGACACGATCCAGGTGTTGCACATGCTGGGATCGACCGATGTCCAGGTCGCCCGGCTGTTCCAGCGGCGCATTGCACTCGACACGTTGTTCGGTGGCGTCATCGGTACGATGCTGGCCTGCGGCATGGTCGGGCTGATCGGCATACGGCTTGGCGCGCTCGGCTCCGATCTGCTTAGCGGACTGACGCTCGATCCAGGCGACTGGATGCTGCTCGCTTTATTGCCATTTGCCTTCGCGCTGCTCGCGACCTTCGCGGCGCGGACCGCCGTGCTCGGCGTGTTGAGGAAAGTGCTGTGA
- the hisC gene encoding histidinol-phosphate transaminase has product MTVKPTPKPWIMAIAPYIPGRSTTDDGRKVAKLSSNENPLGTSPKASEAFAAAKTSLARYPDASGAIVREALAEKHGLDPQRVIYGNGSDEILHLAAGAFAGPGDEVIFVHYGFSVYEIAARRVGAVPVIAPDKDYATDVDAILACVTDRTRIVYIANPNNPTGTYSPASEIARLHAELPADVLLVIDQAYAEYLAPEDDDGSMALAIDAPNVLVTRTFSKIHGLAAERIGWGYASAEIVEALHRIRLPFNITIAGQHAAVAAIGDTDFVEHTRSHNATWRAWFADQIASLGNAGLRAVPSKANFILVLFEGTLTAEAAYKGLMDAGYIVRWLPGQGLPHGLRITIGTEEETRGVAAALRQLVETVA; this is encoded by the coding sequence ATGACCGTTAAACCCACGCCCAAACCCTGGATCATGGCAATCGCGCCATATATTCCTGGCCGCTCGACCACCGATGACGGCCGCAAGGTCGCGAAGCTCTCGTCGAATGAGAATCCGCTCGGCACCTCGCCCAAGGCAAGCGAGGCCTTCGCCGCGGCCAAGACCTCGCTCGCGCGTTACCCGGATGCCAGCGGTGCGATCGTGCGCGAAGCGCTGGCGGAGAAACACGGCCTTGATCCGCAGCGCGTGATCTATGGCAATGGTTCGGACGAAATCCTCCATCTCGCGGCCGGCGCTTTCGCGGGGCCGGGCGACGAAGTGATCTTCGTCCACTACGGCTTCTCGGTCTACGAAATCGCCGCGCGGCGCGTTGGTGCGGTGCCGGTGATCGCACCTGACAAGGATTATGCGACCGATGTCGACGCGATTCTCGCCTGTGTCACCGATCGCACCCGGATCGTTTATATCGCCAACCCCAACAACCCGACTGGCACCTATTCGCCGGCGAGCGAGATCGCGCGGCTCCATGCCGAGCTACCCGCCGATGTCCTGCTGGTGATCGACCAGGCCTATGCCGAATATCTCGCGCCCGAGGACGACGACGGGAGCATGGCGCTGGCGATCGATGCGCCCAACGTGCTGGTGACGCGCACCTTTTCCAAGATCCACGGCCTTGCTGCCGAACGGATCGGCTGGGGTTATGCCTCGGCGGAGATCGTCGAGGCGCTGCACCGGATCCGCCTGCCCTTCAACATCACCATTGCGGGTCAGCATGCGGCGGTCGCGGCGATCGGCGATACTGATTTTGTTGAACATACCCGGTCGCATAACGCGACCTGGCGCGCGTGGTTCGCCGATCAGATCGCGTCGCTCGGCAATGCGGGCTTACGCGCCGTGCCGTCCAAGGCCAATTTCATCCTGGTTCTGTTCGAAGGAACGCTGACCGCCGAAGCCGCGTATAAGGGGCTGATGGACGCGGGCTATATCGTGCGCTGGCTGCCCGGACAGGGCCTCCCACACGGCCTGCGCATCACCATCGGCACCGAGGAGGAGACGCGCGGCGTCGCCGCGGCGCTGCGCCAGCTGGTCGAAACGGTCGCCTGA